The following are encoded together in the Sandaracinaceae bacterium genome:
- a CDS encoding SufE family protein gives MHNPVGVSLPELLENFEFLDDWMERYRYIIELGKRLPEMPEALRTPENKVLGCQSQVWLVVAESDDPERIVFEADSDAHIVRGLVAILLVMFSGKTRDEIRALDPRPTFAELGLDQHLSQGRSNGLLSMVGRIKALAAA, from the coding sequence ATGCACAACCCCGTTGGCGTCTCGCTCCCCGAGCTGCTCGAGAACTTCGAGTTCCTCGACGACTGGATGGAGCGTTACCGCTACATCATCGAGCTGGGCAAGCGCCTGCCGGAGATGCCCGAGGCGCTGCGCACCCCCGAGAACAAGGTGCTGGGCTGCCAGAGCCAGGTGTGGCTGGTGGTGGCCGAGAGCGACGACCCCGAGCGCATCGTGTTCGAGGCCGACTCCGACGCGCACATCGTGCGGGGCCTGGTGGCCATCCTGCTGGTGATGTTCAGCGGCAAGACGCGCGACGAGATCCGCGCGCTCGACCCGCGCCCCACCTTCGCCGAGCTGGGCCTCGACCAGCACCTGAGCCAGGGCCGCAGCAACGGGCTCTTGTCCATGGTGGGGCGCATCAAGGCGCTGGCCGCGGCGTAG
- a CDS encoding putative metal-binding motif-containing protein encodes MNALRVPRGGVMAAWLVWMVGVASAMGGCTLLFGADEHQGGVPDGSVDLGADTGIDAAEACAEDADRDDDGADAIECGGMDCDDTRDDVYPGAPEICANDVDEACGGAALRELLAVESTVTEHPARTLFSFDQLDLEATPFVAPISLASTTAGESWFVAASIESDGGNNSAFIIRATGNDPTSFVQISNYIAAPPELSNLVSIAVIRDGNTPADPDMDLIAVRRSPDGNDIAAYYGDIDTSGTDIAITSLGGITTTEDVSFRPGGIMTGGAEPPRWVVGEIGAASLPDRLNSCRQGSPATCVEVDSTLAPAESRDPVNAAGSPSGHVFFTTSNGNLAVWDLTSNGETIVGAADVISDATTIQGRPAVAQVGVMAGAPNRHHYVLALRYQVQGGAIRLALVPVVCSRAQTLGTCSLGDRVEVTGTSGTPSGPLAIVGYGAGRFALFFGTRAAAGDALRMLTGSYDVSAPDDPISLGGTRVIEAFPGNSNRLRDVAAAYLERVTERSVISVMWQDGTSQIALDTTAFSFCQEP; translated from the coding sequence ATGAATGCTCTCAGGGTGCCACGCGGCGGGGTCATGGCCGCGTGGTTGGTGTGGATGGTTGGGGTGGCTTCCGCGATGGGTGGGTGCACTCTCCTCTTCGGGGCGGATGAGCACCAGGGCGGCGTGCCGGACGGCAGCGTGGACCTGGGCGCGGACACCGGGATAGACGCGGCCGAAGCCTGCGCCGAAGACGCGGACCGAGACGACGACGGCGCGGACGCCATCGAATGCGGCGGCATGGACTGCGACGACACGCGCGACGACGTGTATCCGGGGGCTCCCGAGATCTGCGCCAACGACGTGGACGAGGCGTGCGGTGGCGCTGCGCTGCGTGAGCTGTTGGCCGTCGAGTCCACGGTGACCGAGCACCCCGCGCGGACACTCTTCAGCTTCGACCAGCTCGACCTCGAAGCCACGCCCTTCGTGGCGCCCATCAGCCTGGCGTCCACCACGGCTGGCGAGAGCTGGTTCGTGGCCGCCTCCATCGAGTCGGACGGCGGGAACAACTCGGCGTTCATCATCCGAGCCACGGGCAATGATCCCACGTCGTTCGTGCAGATCTCGAACTACATCGCCGCCCCGCCCGAGCTGAGCAACCTGGTGAGCATCGCGGTCATCCGCGATGGGAACACGCCCGCCGATCCCGACATGGACCTGATCGCCGTGCGGCGCAGCCCCGATGGGAATGACATCGCCGCGTACTACGGCGACATCGACACGTCGGGCACCGACATCGCCATCACCAGCCTGGGCGGCATCACCACCACGGAGGACGTCTCGTTCCGGCCCGGCGGAATCATGACTGGCGGCGCCGAGCCGCCGCGCTGGGTGGTGGGCGAGATCGGCGCGGCCTCCCTGCCGGACCGCCTGAACTCGTGCCGTCAGGGCTCGCCCGCCACGTGCGTGGAGGTGGACTCCACGCTCGCGCCGGCGGAGTCCAGGGACCCGGTGAACGCGGCGGGGTCACCCTCCGGCCACGTGTTCTTCACCACCAGCAACGGGAACCTGGCGGTCTGGGACCTGACGTCCAACGGCGAGACCATCGTGGGCGCCGCGGACGTGATCTCCGATGCCACCACGATCCAGGGCCGCCCCGCGGTGGCCCAGGTGGGCGTGATGGCAGGCGCCCCGAACCGGCACCACTACGTGCTCGCGCTGCGCTACCAGGTGCAGGGCGGGGCCATCCGCCTCGCGCTGGTGCCGGTGGTGTGCAGCCGCGCCCAGACGCTGGGGACGTGCTCGCTGGGCGATCGCGTCGAGGTCACCGGGACCTCCGGTACTCCCTCGGGCCCGCTGGCCATCGTGGGCTACGGGGCTGGCCGCTTCGCGCTCTTCTTCGGCACGCGCGCGGCGGCCGGTGACGCGCTGCGCATGCTGACGGGCAGCTATGACGTGAGCGCGCCCGACGACCCCATCAGCCTCGGTGGGACGCGCGTGATCGAGGCCTTCCCCGGCAACAGCAACCGCCTGCGCGACGTCGCTGCGGCGTACCTCGAGCGCGTCACGGAGCGCTCGGTCATCTCGGTCATGTGGCAGGACGGAACCTCCCAGATCGCGCTCGACACCACCGCCTTCTCCTTCTGCCAAGAGCCATGA
- a CDS encoding cytochrome P450 produces the protein MIDTTRELIPQIPTWPVVGPLPFVLTREGIIPGLTRMADRFRREGVFRVPLPGIPDLTFVCNARLAAEVVDDERWEKVIDPLMLRVRLLGGDGLFTAHSDEAAWGAAHRVLAPAFAGSAMERYFDAKLEVLNELLDHWQRSERPVDVVGDTIKLTLETISLAGFDHRFGTFDRPKLDPFLIALGRGGQEIVNGAFRPRLSQWYEAHRQRAFERDVGALHHLVDPVIAGRRAMPRDAWPKDLLSRMLTSADPKTGELLSDANVRYQILTFLIAGHETTAGLLALALHYVARDRALAAALRAEVDEVFAGGTPTFAAVRSLERVRCVLDETLRLHPTLPFISRGPKEDALLGGRYAVQRGQPVALLLSAIQRDPEVWPDPLRFDPDRFLPERARQRPAYAYKPFGVGRRTCLGRSFALVEATLALGMIVQRFEFDDPGPLRLALSPVPRPQAFRLGLRARRPDA, from the coding sequence ATGATCGACACGACACGAGAGCTCATCCCGCAGATTCCTACCTGGCCCGTGGTGGGCCCGCTCCCCTTCGTGCTCACGCGCGAAGGGATCATCCCCGGGCTCACGCGCATGGCCGACCGCTTTCGGCGCGAGGGCGTCTTCCGTGTGCCGCTGCCCGGCATCCCAGACCTCACCTTCGTGTGCAACGCCCGGCTAGCGGCCGAGGTGGTCGACGACGAGCGCTGGGAGAAGGTGATCGACCCGTTGATGCTGCGCGTTCGTCTGCTGGGAGGTGACGGCCTCTTCACCGCGCACAGCGACGAAGCGGCGTGGGGGGCGGCGCACCGGGTGCTCGCGCCCGCGTTCGCCGGGAGCGCGATGGAGCGCTACTTCGACGCGAAGCTCGAAGTCTTGAACGAGCTCCTGGATCACTGGCAACGCAGCGAGAGGCCGGTCGACGTGGTGGGCGACACGATCAAGCTCACGCTCGAGACCATCTCGCTGGCGGGCTTCGACCACCGCTTCGGCACGTTCGACCGCCCGAAGCTGGACCCGTTCCTGATCGCGCTCGGCCGCGGCGGGCAGGAGATCGTGAACGGCGCCTTCCGACCGCGCCTCAGCCAGTGGTACGAAGCGCACAGACAGCGCGCGTTCGAGCGCGACGTGGGGGCCCTGCACCACCTGGTGGATCCCGTCATCGCCGGCCGGCGCGCCATGCCGCGCGACGCCTGGCCGAAGGATCTGCTCTCGCGGATGCTGACCAGCGCGGACCCGAAGACGGGCGAGCTGCTCAGCGACGCCAACGTGCGCTACCAGATCCTGACCTTCCTCATCGCTGGGCACGAGACCACGGCCGGCCTGCTCGCGCTGGCGCTGCACTACGTGGCGCGCGACCGGGCGCTGGCTGCTGCCCTCCGCGCCGAGGTGGACGAGGTCTTCGCGGGTGGGACGCCGACCTTCGCCGCCGTCCGCTCCCTCGAGCGTGTGCGCTGCGTGCTGGACGAGACGCTGCGGCTCCACCCGACGCTGCCGTTCATCTCGCGCGGTCCCAAGGAAGACGCGCTGCTCGGTGGCCGCTACGCGGTGCAGCGCGGTCAGCCCGTGGCCCTCTTGCTGTCTGCCATCCAGCGGGACCCGGAGGTCTGGCCCGACCCGCTGCGCTTCGATCCCGACCGCTTCCTGCCCGAGCGCGCGCGCCAGAGGCCGGCGTATGCCTACAAGCCCTTCGGGGTGGGTCGCCGCACCTGCCTCGGGCGCAGCTTCGCGCTGGTGGAGGCCACGCTGGCGCTCGGCATGATCGTGCAGCGGTTCGAGTTCGACGACCCGGGCCCGCTGCGCCTCGCGCTGAGCCCGGTGCCACGGCCGCAAGCGTTTCGCCTCGGCCTTCGAGCGAGGCGCCCGGACGCGTAG
- a CDS encoding SgcJ/EcaC family oxidoreductase: MTIQDLIAQYETALNASDVERILTLYGSEPVFMPQHAPALVGRDAVRAGYEQVFATLKLSVRFEVHEIHEAGDWAWGRTSSAGRTRILAADSEVSEGNNELFVFRRESGEWRIHRYLFATNQPPA; encoded by the coding sequence ATGACCATCCAGGACCTGATCGCCCAGTACGAGACCGCGCTGAACGCCAGCGACGTCGAGAGAATCCTGACGCTGTACGGCAGCGAGCCCGTCTTCATGCCGCAGCACGCGCCCGCGCTCGTTGGCCGCGATGCCGTGCGCGCCGGCTACGAGCAGGTGTTCGCCACCCTCAAGCTCAGTGTCCGGTTCGAAGTCCACGAGATCCACGAGGCGGGCGATTGGGCCTGGGGTCGCACCAGCTCCGCCGGCCGCACGCGCATCCTTGCCGCCGACTCCGAAGTCTCCGAAGGCAACAACGAGCTCTTCGTCTTTCGCCGCGAGAGCGGTGAGTGGCGCATCCACCGCTACCTGTTTGCCACCAACCAACCCCCAGCCTGA
- a CDS encoding LysR family transcriptional regulator, giving the protein MDLNATELFIAVVRAGSLSAASLETRVPLATLSRNVRQLEEQLGVQLLERTARGVKLTDAGMLLYEHASRGIDALHEGELAVTSHQHVLKGRLRLSIPPSFEPWWELLAAFQREHPDIQVVVYTTERAVDLSAEGIDVALRIGPVVHESLVAKRLLRYRHILVASPTLIARCGMPTSRDALLTFPAAMWVRDANARRPWRLGEREVEPTPLLAVNDYLHLRRRAIAGDVVTELPPFLAAEALREGRLVTLLPDHPFPEQEVSLLYKRQPHPSRVIRAYLDYCQRTVAGYLGGA; this is encoded by the coding sequence ATGGACCTCAACGCGACCGAGCTGTTCATCGCCGTGGTTCGGGCGGGCAGCCTGTCTGCGGCGTCACTCGAGACCCGGGTGCCGCTGGCCACGCTCAGCCGCAACGTCCGCCAGCTGGAGGAGCAGCTCGGCGTCCAGCTGCTCGAGCGCACCGCACGGGGCGTGAAGCTCACGGACGCGGGCATGTTGCTGTACGAGCACGCCAGCCGCGGCATCGACGCCCTGCACGAGGGCGAGCTCGCGGTGACCAGCCACCAGCACGTGCTCAAGGGACGTTTGCGGCTGTCCATACCCCCGTCGTTCGAGCCCTGGTGGGAGCTGCTGGCCGCCTTCCAGCGGGAGCACCCGGACATCCAGGTGGTGGTCTACACGACCGAGCGCGCCGTCGACCTGAGCGCCGAGGGCATCGACGTCGCCCTGCGCATCGGGCCCGTGGTTCACGAGAGCCTGGTGGCGAAGCGCCTGCTGCGGTACCGCCACATCCTCGTGGCGAGCCCCACCCTGATCGCGCGCTGCGGGATGCCCACGAGCCGGGACGCGCTGCTGACGTTCCCGGCGGCCATGTGGGTGCGCGACGCGAACGCTCGGCGGCCCTGGCGTCTCGGCGAGCGTGAGGTCGAACCGACGCCGCTCCTGGCCGTGAACGACTATCTCCACCTGCGCCGACGCGCGATCGCGGGAGACGTGGTGACGGAGCTCCCTCCGTTCCTCGCGGCGGAGGCGCTCCGTGAGGGGCGGCTCGTGACGCTGCTGCCGGACCACCCATTCCCCGAGCAAGAGGTGAGCTTGCTCTACAAGCGGCAGCCGCATCCTTCACGGGTCATCCGCGCGTACCTGGACTACTGCCAGCGGACTGTGGCCGGCTACCTCGGTGGAGCTTGA
- a CDS encoding glutathione S-transferase family protein, whose amino-acid sequence MTHYKLTYFDMDGGRAESIRLAFHIGDIPFEDERWAFPEFGQKRGTLRFNALPVMTIDGAQVTQSNALNRYVGRLAGLYPQDALQALYCDEALDAVEDIGHQLGRTFGLKGDAMRDAREALVKGPLTCLLKGLDQLLTRGGGQYFADERLTVADLKVFVQVRALTAGYLDHIPTTFVQELTPALAAHCARIGEHPRIAAYYASRKR is encoded by the coding sequence ATGACCCACTACAAGCTCACCTACTTCGACATGGACGGCGGCCGCGCCGAGTCCATCCGCCTGGCCTTCCACATCGGTGACATCCCCTTCGAGGACGAGCGCTGGGCGTTCCCCGAGTTCGGCCAGAAGCGCGGCACCCTGCGCTTCAACGCCCTCCCCGTGATGACCATCGACGGCGCCCAGGTCACGCAGTCGAACGCGCTCAACCGCTACGTGGGCCGCTTGGCCGGGCTCTACCCCCAAGACGCGCTGCAGGCGCTCTACTGCGACGAGGCGCTGGACGCCGTGGAGGACATCGGCCACCAGCTGGGGCGCACCTTCGGCCTCAAGGGCGACGCCATGCGCGACGCGCGCGAGGCGCTCGTGAAGGGCCCGCTCACCTGCTTGCTGAAGGGCCTCGACCAGCTGCTCACGCGCGGCGGCGGCCAGTACTTCGCCGACGAGCGCCTCACGGTGGCCGACCTCAAGGTCTTCGTGCAGGTGCGCGCCCTCACGGCGGGCTACCTCGACCACATCCCCACCACCTTCGTGCAGGAGCTCACGCCCGCGCTCGCCGCGCACTGCGCCCGCATCGGGGAGCACCCGCGCATCGCCGCGTACTACGCTAGCCGCAAGCGCTAG
- a CDS encoding zinc-binding dehydrogenase: MKGYIIERAGGPEVLTLAEVAAPQAKADEVTICVRAFGLNRAEVYRRTGKMGPISTPVVPGIEAVGEVISDPSGTFAAGQRVGTAMGGLQFSRSGSYAEEVAVLRSNVIDLQDTTLSWEELAALPESYLTVWGALTKSLGLAKGQTLLVRGATASVGMAAVVYAKSLGAQVIATTRSADNAPRLREVGADLVVVDGGEVHEDVRRAFPEGVDAALEVVGAATLRDTIKTLKPFGGVAVIGLLGGPPVMENLHLMQDLPNAIRLSFFPSGLLGTAALPLIDSPLGAIAAGIAAGRIRSLRVRTFDFGQVREAHALMESDRVLGKLVVRM; the protein is encoded by the coding sequence ATGAAAGGCTACATCATCGAACGCGCTGGCGGCCCCGAGGTGCTCACGCTGGCTGAGGTTGCCGCGCCGCAGGCCAAGGCGGACGAGGTGACGATCTGCGTCCGCGCCTTCGGTCTGAACCGGGCCGAGGTCTATCGCCGAACCGGCAAGATGGGCCCCATCAGCACTCCTGTGGTGCCCGGCATCGAAGCCGTGGGCGAGGTGATCTCGGATCCGTCCGGCACGTTCGCGGCGGGCCAGAGGGTCGGCACGGCCATGGGCGGCCTGCAGTTCTCGCGGAGCGGAAGCTACGCGGAAGAGGTGGCGGTGCTGCGCAGCAACGTCATCGACCTGCAGGACACGACGCTGTCCTGGGAGGAGCTCGCGGCGCTGCCCGAGTCGTACCTCACGGTGTGGGGTGCGCTGACCAAGAGCCTCGGCCTCGCCAAGGGCCAGACTCTGCTGGTTCGTGGGGCCACGGCTTCCGTTGGAATGGCGGCTGTCGTCTACGCGAAGAGCCTCGGCGCCCAGGTCATCGCGACGACGCGCTCGGCAGACAACGCGCCGCGACTGCGTGAGGTGGGCGCCGACCTGGTCGTCGTGGATGGTGGCGAGGTCCACGAGGACGTGAGGCGCGCGTTTCCCGAAGGGGTCGATGCGGCGCTCGAGGTGGTAGGCGCCGCCACCCTGCGCGACACCATCAAGACGCTCAAGCCGTTTGGCGGTGTCGCCGTCATCGGCTTGCTCGGAGGTCCCCCGGTGATGGAGAACCTGCATCTGATGCAGGACCTCCCGAACGCGATACGGCTGAGCTTCTTCCCGAGCGGCCTGCTCGGCACGGCGGCTCTGCCGCTCATCGACTCGCCGTTAGGCGCGATCGCAGCCGGTATCGCGGCGGGCAGGATTCGATCGCTCCGGGTGCGCACGTTCGACTTCGGCCAGGTGCGGGAGGCCCACGCCCTGATGGAGAGCGACCGCGTCCTCGGGAAGCTCGTCGTTCGGATGTGA
- a CDS encoding NAD(P)/FAD-dependent oxidoreductase produces MKSYDAVVIGSGPNGLAAAIRMAERGARVLVLEGMPTLGGGMRTAELTLPGFHHDVCAAAHPMGVLSPYLRTLPLERHGLVWDAGEASVAHPFADGPAVLLRRSLDATMEELGGDAATYSKLVRPFLKDPEGFLGDALAPLRLPKHPLTMLRFGLLGLRSAVGLGRRFEGERAKALLAGCAAHSVLPLEKPLTGALGLVFLITAHVANWPVVRGGSQMLANALVAHLRSLGGELETGHWVRGPADLPPAKVYLFDTSPDQLARIAEDVLPGGYRKRLGKYRFGPGVFKLDWALDGPVPWKDPRCLEASTVHVGGTLGEIAAAEAAVWRGEHPERPFVLMVQQADMDASRAPEGKRTGYGYCHVPAGSDEDLTQVVERQIERFAPGFRDRILARHVTRTPDLEAHNPNYVGGAVTGGVADMFQLFTRPVARLNPYSTPNPRVFLCSASTPPGGGVHGMCGFYAAESALRRIPKQTARGLLE; encoded by the coding sequence CTGAAGAGCTACGACGCCGTGGTGATCGGCTCGGGCCCCAACGGGCTCGCGGCCGCCATCCGAATGGCCGAGCGGGGCGCGCGCGTGCTGGTGCTGGAGGGCATGCCCACGCTGGGCGGCGGCATGCGCACCGCCGAGCTCACGCTGCCGGGCTTCCATCACGACGTGTGCGCCGCGGCGCACCCCATGGGCGTGCTGTCGCCGTACCTGCGCACGCTGCCGCTCGAGCGCCACGGCCTGGTGTGGGACGCGGGCGAGGCCTCGGTGGCGCACCCGTTTGCCGATGGTCCCGCCGTGCTGCTGCGGCGCTCGCTCGACGCCACCATGGAGGAGCTGGGCGGCGACGCGGCCACCTACAGCAAGCTGGTGCGGCCCTTCTTGAAGGACCCCGAAGGCTTCCTGGGCGACGCGCTGGCGCCGCTGCGCCTTCCGAAGCACCCGCTCACCATGCTGCGCTTCGGGCTCTTGGGGCTGCGCTCCGCGGTGGGCCTCGGCAGGCGTTTCGAGGGCGAGCGCGCGAAGGCGCTCTTGGCGGGCTGCGCCGCGCACTCGGTGCTGCCGCTCGAGAAGCCGCTCACCGGGGCGCTGGGCTTGGTGTTCTTGATCACGGCGCACGTGGCCAACTGGCCCGTGGTGCGCGGCGGCTCGCAGATGCTGGCCAACGCGCTGGTGGCGCACCTGCGGTCGCTCGGTGGCGAGCTCGAGACGGGGCACTGGGTGCGTGGGCCAGCCGACCTGCCGCCCGCCAAGGTGTACCTGTTCGACACCAGCCCCGACCAGCTGGCGCGCATCGCGGAGGACGTGCTGCCGGGGGGTTACCGCAAGCGCCTGGGCAAGTACCGCTTTGGCCCCGGGGTGTTCAAGCTGGACTGGGCGCTGGACGGGCCCGTCCCGTGGAAGGATCCGCGCTGCCTCGAGGCGTCCACCGTGCACGTGGGCGGCACGCTGGGTGAGATCGCCGCGGCCGAGGCGGCCGTGTGGCGCGGCGAGCACCCCGAGCGGCCCTTCGTGCTGATGGTGCAGCAGGCCGACATGGACGCGAGCCGCGCGCCCGAGGGCAAGCGCACGGGCTATGGCTACTGCCACGTGCCGGCGGGCAGCGACGAAGACCTGACGCAGGTGGTGGAGCGGCAGATCGAGCGGTTTGCGCCGGGCTTCCGCGACCGCATCCTGGCGCGGCACGTGACGCGCACGCCGGACCTCGAGGCACACAACCCCAACTACGTGGGCGGCGCGGTGACCGGCGGCGTGGCCGACATGTTCCAGCTGTTCACGCGGCCCGTGGCGCGCCTGAACCCGTACAGCACGCCCAACCCGCGCGTGTTCCTGTGCTCCGCGTCCACTCCGCCGGGCGGCGGCGTGCACGGCATGTGCGGGTTCTACGCGGCCGAGAGCGCGCTCCGGCGGATCCCCAAGCAGACGGCGCGGGGCTTGCTGGAGTAG
- a CDS encoding tetratricopeptide repeat protein, with product MTIVFRSPSARRLVGAALLLLATLLGAPMQATAQPSESSDQIARAHFLAATGYFDTGDYESALREFERAYALTQYPQLLYNLYACHERLGQLQPAITRLEQFLAASPEAPNHAALEERLVNLRRRHAAQQSGAGTTPPSDDPPPTLMTHPETDEPGETQRAGTDVGDPELDESTDTSSSGGNGAAIAMFGVAGAGVVTFAVAGLMTRSEDRALARTCGRDGARNCTDAEVRGLRRRSITADVGLSLGVVSGVIGLVLLLVQGDDDTDDDDVAVQADVRPGGASVTVGGRF from the coding sequence ATGACCATCGTCTTCCGTTCACCCTCCGCGCGCAGGCTCGTGGGTGCGGCGCTGTTGCTGTTGGCCACGCTGCTCGGCGCCCCAATGCAGGCCACAGCGCAGCCCTCGGAGTCGAGCGACCAGATCGCCCGCGCGCACTTCCTGGCGGCCACGGGCTACTTCGACACCGGCGACTACGAGTCCGCGCTGCGCGAGTTCGAGCGCGCCTACGCGCTCACGCAATATCCGCAGCTGCTCTACAACCTCTACGCGTGCCACGAGCGCTTGGGGCAGCTTCAGCCCGCCATCACGCGGCTCGAGCAGTTCTTGGCGGCGAGCCCCGAGGCGCCCAACCACGCCGCGCTCGAGGAGCGCTTGGTGAACCTGCGGCGGCGGCACGCGGCGCAGCAGAGCGGGGCCGGCACCACGCCGCCCAGCGATGACCCGCCGCCCACGCTGATGACGCACCCCGAGACGGACGAGCCGGGCGAGACCCAGCGGGCCGGGACCGACGTGGGTGACCCCGAGCTGGACGAGAGCACGGACACGAGCAGCAGCGGCGGCAACGGGGCCGCGATCGCCATGTTCGGGGTGGCGGGCGCGGGTGTGGTCACCTTCGCGGTGGCTGGGCTGATGACGCGCAGCGAGGACCGCGCGCTGGCCCGCACCTGTGGGCGCGACGGCGCGCGGAACTGCACGGACGCGGAGGTGCGCGGCCTGCGGCGGCGCTCCATCACGGCCGACGTGGGGCTGTCGCTCGGGGTAGTGAGTGGCGTCATCGGCCTGGTGCTGTTGCTGGTGCAGGGCGACGACGACACCGATGACGACGACGTGGCGGTGCAAGCCGACGTGCGGCCCGGCGGCGCGTCCGTGACCGTGGGCGGGCGCTTCTGA
- a CDS encoding J domain-containing protein, with the protein MSDLLHPSGKAADPVVRLRGLIRRKTTEKQRFQKEMEQLDLAMGPLREAAQEALTVDGEVHARFQQAMAKPGLSKAKKKQVRELYEELMRDGVLAPPPGATEEADDCPCPACTAARAARGGRNDASEAEAGAEGFDGTPFGATPFEGRPTGSMPADHAAAKKPDRDKGLRALYHKLARQYHPDRAEDDAERAAHGDVMRQVNDAYHSGDTQRLLELSRELGIDVEGLVGGTGLLQELVQQYENLKAELRAMRASFLGTLVIDTRRAARDRSDPPLEMLLAYEVAKRDELRRVRDFVGGFVEGKVSLTELMEGPPRDDAEELEGFGGLSGLDILEGLDDFDDLDPEDVALLQEVLRGDPRGAAFESILRAVGEVVRSTGPVRPRKARASAKGKKNGPPKRR; encoded by the coding sequence GTGAGCGACCTCCTCCACCCATCCGGCAAGGCAGCAGACCCCGTCGTCCGGCTTCGCGGCCTGATCCGCCGAAAGACCACCGAGAAGCAGCGCTTCCAGAAGGAGATGGAGCAGCTCGACCTGGCCATGGGGCCTCTCCGCGAAGCGGCGCAAGAGGCGCTCACGGTGGACGGCGAGGTGCACGCGCGCTTCCAGCAAGCGATGGCCAAGCCGGGGCTCTCGAAGGCGAAGAAGAAGCAGGTCCGGGAGCTGTACGAAGAGCTGATGCGCGACGGCGTGCTCGCCCCCCCTCCCGGCGCGACGGAAGAGGCGGACGACTGCCCATGCCCGGCGTGCACCGCGGCCCGCGCCGCGCGAGGCGGGCGCAACGACGCAAGTGAAGCGGAGGCGGGCGCCGAGGGCTTCGACGGGACACCGTTCGGCGCTACTCCGTTCGAGGGACGGCCCACGGGGAGCATGCCTGCCGACCACGCCGCCGCGAAGAAGCCCGACCGCGACAAGGGGCTGCGGGCGCTATACCACAAGCTCGCGCGGCAGTATCACCCCGACCGAGCGGAGGACGACGCCGAGCGCGCCGCGCACGGAGACGTGATGCGTCAGGTGAACGACGCCTACCACAGCGGCGACACGCAGCGCTTGCTGGAGCTGAGCCGTGAGCTCGGCATCGACGTCGAAGGGCTCGTGGGGGGCACGGGCCTGCTCCAAGAGCTGGTGCAGCAGTACGAGAACCTGAAAGCCGAGCTCCGCGCGATGCGGGCCAGCTTCCTGGGCACGCTGGTCATCGACACCCGCCGCGCCGCGCGCGACCGCAGCGACCCTCCCCTCGAGATGCTGCTCGCGTACGAAGTGGCGAAGCGCGACGAGCTCCGGCGAGTGCGCGACTTCGTAGGCGGCTTCGTCGAAGGGAAGGTCTCGCTCACGGAGCTGATGGAGGGCCCCCCGCGGGACGATGCCGAGGAACTGGAAGGCTTCGGAGGCCTCTCGGGCCTGGACATCTTGGAAGGCCTCGACGACTTCGACGACCTCGACCCGGAGGACGTGGCGTTGCTGCAAGAGGTCCTGCGCGGCGACCCGCGGGGGGCCGCGTTCGAGAGTATCTTGCGCGCCGTCGGGGAAGTCGTGAGGAGCACCGGGCCGGTCAGGCCTCGCAAGGCGCGGGCGAGCGCCAAGGGCAAGAAGAACGGTCCACCGAAGAGGCGGTGA
- a CDS encoding TetR/AcrR family transcriptional regulator: protein MKSSPPKTPRRVPNQERARVLVAAILEASAHVLEVHGFEGATTARIAAKAGVSVGSLYQYFGTKEALFDALTAELIERLMLAVAPVVAAPAGTVEDRIERALDAGFRVIAPYPTVLRQLAAATDTAFEARLSVLRLQAIDLVGTLLSDPTSSLDSHEVAVRARMVVNASEGIVLNLTRGDDSARIAREASRMFARYCAA, encoded by the coding sequence ATGAAGTCATCACCCCCGAAAACCCCACGAAGAGTGCCGAATCAGGAGCGCGCGCGCGTGCTCGTGGCGGCCATCTTGGAGGCGTCCGCTCACGTTCTCGAGGTCCACGGCTTCGAGGGAGCGACCACCGCGCGCATCGCCGCGAAGGCGGGCGTGAGCGTGGGGTCCCTGTATCAGTACTTCGGCACCAAGGAGGCCCTCTTCGACGCGCTGACCGCCGAGCTGATCGAGCGCCTCATGCTGGCCGTGGCGCCGGTGGTCGCGGCGCCCGCGGGCACTGTGGAGGACCGCATCGAGCGGGCGCTGGATGCAGGGTTCAGGGTGATTGCCCCCTACCCCACCGTGTTGCGCCAGCTCGCTGCCGCGACCGACACCGCCTTCGAAGCCCGCCTCTCGGTCCTGCGGCTTCAGGCCATCGACCTCGTGGGCACGCTCCTCTCCGACCCCACGAGCAGCCTCGACTCCCACGAGGTGGCGGTCCGCGCGCGCATGGTGGTCAACGCTAGCGAGGGCATCGTCCTGAACCTCACGCGCGGCGATGACTCCGCCCGCATCGCACGCGAGGCGAGCCGCATGTTCGCCCGCTACTGCGCCGCGTAG